The proteins below come from a single Zea mays cultivar B73 chromosome 8, Zm-B73-REFERENCE-NAM-5.0, whole genome shotgun sequence genomic window:
- the LOC100280436 gene encoding uncharacterized protein LOC100280436 precursor, whose product MARLPTSSGMAALLLLVAFVVLPSAALSSSSSLLHSPPESDETSGGSEQQAPPEDENKEKERQLAKEKAYAAEKVVQQEMLKYAKEKGLVSPTNGTGWYRGIAREFVDAHNELRARYGVPPMKWDNQLARQARRWSNAMRKDCQILHSGHEYGESVFRSYDDWNATAREAVFWWGKEEAIYDKDKEKCKYGKVFKECGHFALMVGKRSTKVGCARAECFKGGVFITCNYYATDLDKNKNKTPNDN is encoded by the coding sequence ATGGCCCGCCTGCCCACCAGCAGCGGCATGGCAGCACTGCTCCTCCTCGTCGCCTTCGTCGTCCTCCCCTCCGCCGCCCTGTCCTCCTCGTCCTCGCTTCTGCACTCACCTCCTGAGAGTGATGAGACAAGCGGCGGCAGCGAGCAGCAAGCCCCGCCGGAAGACGAGAACAAGGAGAAAGAGCGGCAGCTGGCCAAGGAGAAGGCGTACGCGGCGGAGAAGGTCGTCCAGCAGGAGATGCTCAAGTACGCCAAGGAGAAGGGTCTGGTGTCCCCGACCAACGGCACGGGGTGGTACAGGGGCATCGCCCGGGAGTTCGTGGACGCCCACAACGAGCTCCGCGCGCGCTACGGCGTGCCGCCCATGAAGTGGGACAACCAGCTGGCGCGGCAGGCGCGGCGCTGGTCCAACGCCATGCGCAAGGACTGCCAGATCCTCCACAGCGGCCACGAGTACGGCGAGAGCGTGTTCAGGAGCTACGACGACTGGAACGCCACCGCCAGGGAGGCCGTCTTCTGGTGGGGCAAGGAGGAGGCCATCTACGACAAGGACAAGGAGAAGTGCAAGTACGGCAAGGTCTTCAAGGAGTGCGGCCACTTCGCGCTCATGGTCGGCAAGAGGAGCACCAAGGTCGGCTGCGCACGAGCCGAGTGCTTCAAGGGCGGCGTCTTCATCACCTGCAACTACTATGCAACGGACCTGGACAAGAACAAGAACAAAACACCAAACGATAACTGA